A genomic window from Pseudoalteromonas piratica includes:
- the trkA gene encoding Trk system potassium transporter TrkA: protein MKIIILGAGQVGGTLAENLVGEKNEITVVDINREKLRVLQDKYDLQVVSGHSAHPEVLRQAGAEDADMIIAVTSSDEVNMIACQIAYSIFNTPTKIARIRSEQYLKYKEQLFHNHDLPVDHYIAPEQLVTRYIHRLIDYPGALQVLQFAEGKLSLVAVKAYYGGLLVGYALSALKKHIPNVETRVAAIYRKGRPIKPLGTTVIEADDEIFFVAATKHIRAVMSELQKLEQSYKKIMIVGGGNIGAGLARTLEKSHSVKLIERNPERAEYLSGRLDRTVVFCGDASDQELLSEEHIEQVDVFIAVTNDDEANIMSAMLAKRMGAQKTMVLIQRGAYVDLVQGGEIDIAISPQQATISALLTHVRRGDIVNVYSLRKGAAEAIEAVAHGDETTSKVVGRAIQDIKLPAGTTIGAIVRNDDVLIAHDDTVILSGDHVIMFLIDKKQIHVVEKLFQVSAIFL from the coding sequence ATGAAAATTATCATTTTAGGTGCCGGACAAGTTGGCGGCACCTTAGCAGAAAACCTAGTCGGTGAAAAAAACGAAATCACCGTGGTTGATATTAACCGAGAAAAGCTACGCGTATTACAAGATAAGTACGACCTTCAAGTTGTGTCTGGTCACAGTGCTCACCCTGAAGTATTACGCCAGGCTGGCGCTGAAGACGCCGATATGATTATTGCGGTTACTAGCTCTGACGAAGTTAATATGATTGCCTGTCAAATCGCTTACAGTATTTTTAATACGCCAACTAAAATTGCACGTATTCGCTCTGAGCAATACCTCAAATACAAAGAGCAACTATTTCATAACCATGACTTACCAGTAGACCACTACATTGCGCCTGAACAATTGGTTACACGCTACATTCATCGCCTTATAGATTATCCTGGGGCACTGCAAGTGCTGCAGTTTGCAGAAGGTAAATTATCTCTTGTAGCTGTAAAGGCTTATTATGGTGGTTTACTCGTTGGTTATGCGCTATCAGCGCTCAAAAAGCATATTCCTAATGTAGAAACACGAGTAGCAGCCATTTATCGTAAAGGTCGACCAATCAAACCTTTAGGCACCACTGTTATTGAAGCCGATGACGAAATATTCTTCGTTGCAGCAACTAAGCATATTCGCGCGGTAATGAGCGAACTGCAAAAACTCGAACAATCGTATAAAAAAATAATGATTGTTGGTGGCGGTAATATCGGTGCTGGTCTTGCCCGTACATTAGAGAAAAGTCACAGTGTAAAACTGATTGAGCGCAACCCTGAACGCGCTGAATATTTATCCGGTAGATTAGACCGTACCGTTGTATTTTGTGGTGATGCGTCAGACCAAGAGTTGTTATCGGAAGAACATATCGAACAAGTCGACGTATTTATTGCTGTTACTAACGACGATGAGGCAAACATCATGTCTGCCATGCTTGCCAAACGCATGGGCGCACAGAAAACCATGGTGTTAATTCAACGTGGTGCTTATGTTGACTTAGTGCAAGGTGGCGAAATTGATATTGCTATTTCACCTCAACAGGCGACTATTTCAGCTCTCTTAACGCATGTCCGACGTGGTGATATTGTGAATGTATATTCACTTCGTAAAGGTGCCGCAGAAGCTATTGAGGCAGTCGCCCATGGTGATGAAACCACCTCAAAGGTAGTTGGTAGAGCCATTCAAGATATTAAACTACCAGCAGGCACAACTATCGGGGCTATTGTGCGAAACGATGATGTTCTCATTGCCCATGACGATACCGTGATCCTCTCAGGTGACCACGTCATTATGTTCTTAATCGATAAAAAACAGATTCACGTTGTTGAGAAGCTGTTCCAAGTAAGTGCTATCTTCTTATAA